The Plantactinospora sp. KBS50 sequence CGACTTCAGCGTGAACGACCCGCTGCGGCTGCACCACGCCAACGTCTACCTGCTCGGGCACGGGTACGCCCCGGTGATCCGGTACACCGACCGGTACGGCCGGACGCAGACCACCGTCGCACCGTTCCTCACCGAGGACGGGCTGCTGACCGGGCAGGGGGTCGCGACCTTCCCGGACGTCGACCTCGACCCGGAGACCGGTACGCGGGACCCGGACCAGCAGGTCGCCTTCGACGGGCTGTACCTGCCGACCGCGCCGGACTCGGCGCCGTACATCCGGTCCGAGTTCCCGGCCGAGCGGAATCCGCTGCTCAACGTCGTGGCGTACCGCGGCAACCTGGGCCTGGACGCCGGCATCCCGGGCTCGGTGTACCGGCTCGACCAGCGGCAGATCTCCGCGGGCAAGCTCAAGCAGGTCGGTACCAAGGTGATGCGGCCCGGTGACACGTGGACGCTGGACGACGGCAGCCGGATGGAGTTCCTCGGCACCCGCCCGTACGTCACGCTCGCGGTCCGCTACGACCCGGGCGAGAAGATCGTGCTGGGTGGTGCGGTGGCGCTGCTGGTCGGGCTGATGCTGTCGCTCACCGGCCGGCGCCGCCGGGTCTGGTTCCGGGTGGTCGGCGCCCCGACGGAGGGCTCCACGACGGACGGTAGTAGCTTGGTCGAGGCCGGCGGGTTGCCGCGCACCGACTATTCCGGCTTCGCCGACGAGTTCGACCAGCTCGTCACCGCGGTGACCGGCGACCGGAAGCGGGAGGGGACCGACTGATGGCCGAGTTGTCCGATCAGCTGCTGGTCGTGGCGATCTTCGCGTACCTGATCGCGATGATCTGCCACGCCGCCGAGTACGCCTTCGGCAACCGCGCGGCGGTGGGCCGCGGCTCGATCCGGCCGGCCCGAGAGCTGGTCGCGGCGGGCGCCGGCGGCTCCGTGCCGGCCCCCGAGCCGGACGGTATGACGACCGGGCCGGACGGTATGACGACCGGGCCGGACGGTATGACGACCGGGCCGGACGGCACGGCGACCGAGCCGGTGGTCGACCGGGGGCCGGGGCGGGCGGCCCTGATGGGCCGGCTCGCGGTGTCCGCCACGGCGCTCGCCGCCGTCGCGCACCTGGCCACCATCGTCACCCGGGGGATCGCGGCGGACCGCCTGCCCTGGGGCAACATGTACGAGTACGTGCTGGTCGCGACGTTCGTGGCGGTCGTCGGCTGGTTCGTCGTGCTGCGCGGCGCACCCGGCGTCCGGCACCTCGGCCTGTTCGTGGCCGTCGCCGAAGTGCTGCTGCTGGCCATGGCCGGTCTCGTGGTCTACGTGCCGATCGGCCCGCTGGTACCCGCGCTCAACTCGTACTGGTTCGTCATCCACATCACCGCCGTGAGCCTGGCCTCCGGCCTGTTCCTGCTCGGCGCGGTCCCGGCGGTCATGTTCCTCATCCGGGACGGCTACGAGCAGGGCAAGCGGCGGTTCCCGTACTCGCTGGGCCGCCGCGTCCCGGCCGCCGCGCCGCTGGAGCGGATGACCTTCCGGCTGCACACGTTCGCCTTCCCGATCTGGACCTTCGGCGTGATGGCCGGCGCGGTGTGGGCGGAGGCGGCCTGGGGCCGGTACTGGGGCTGGGATCCCAAGGAGACCTGGGCGTTCATCTCCTGGGTGGTGTACGCCGGTTACCTGCACGCCCGCGCCACCCCGAGCGTGAAGCGCTCGCTGGCCACCTGGATCGCCGTGCTGGGCTTCGTCACCATGCTGATCAACCTGTTCGGGGTGAACCTGTTCATCAGCGGCCTGCACTCGTACGCCGGGGTGAAGTAGCGGCAATCGGCCTGGCGAACACCGGTTCGGTGGACATGAAGATGGCCACCCGAGTCGGGCTTCCCCGGCGCACCGCATAGAGCTGGATACCAAAGGCGTAGGCGGTACCGACCACGCCGAGGTAGGCGATCGGCAGCCAGGTCGAGGTGCCAATGGACGTGAGCTGGCCGAAGACGGTCGGCCCTACCCGCCCCGTTTGAGAGCCCTTATCGCGCCTCGATGCCGGTCAGGCCGCCCACCCTCCAAGGCTCGGCGGCCGGGCCGCCGGGGTTACCTGTGAGAACGGACGGGTTATCGGCGGGGGGTACCGGCGACGAACGCCGACCAGACGGCCGGGGCGAAGGTCAGTACCGGGCCGGATCTGTCCTTGCTGTCCCGCACCAGCACCCGACCGGGCAGGTTGTCCGCCACCTCGACGCAGTTGCCCTGGTTGGTCCCGCAGATCCGCCGTTAGTTGCACACACCCGATCATCCTGATCGGACCGGTTCATCGGCGAGACTGGCGGGCTTGGGGGCGGCGCTGTACGTGTGGGCTGGGGTGGCGGTGCCCGGATGTCGGGTTGGTGCCGCCGCCGGCGGAGTTGCGGTCGCTGGGGGAGGTGGGTGTGGCTTCGGGTGCCGGGCCGACACTGGCGGCGCCGGCCGGGGTGCTCGGCCGGCCGGGCGTGTGTCGGGGCAACGTTGGATGTTGGGTGTGGTTCGGTCGGGTGTGGGCGGTGCGGGGGCGGGTGGCGCGATGATGGAGCGGGACGAGCGGCCGGTGCGTGTACCTGTCAGTCTTGATGCTTGGCGGTGGCCGGTGCGGATCGGTGACCTGGTGTGTGGGGAGTGCGACGTCACGCTGCGGATCCATCAGTTCACGGCGATGTCTGAGCTTGCTGCGGCGGTCGAGAGGCATGCGCTGGTGTGCGTGATGTCCTGAAACGACGGAGGCCGCTGGTGTTGCGGTGTGATGCGTTTCGGTTGGGGGTGACTCGACAGCGGTGTTCCTGGAGTGGACAATCGCTGGGCGCGTGTCGGATCGTTGCCTCGGAGAGGTGATCTTGCGGAGCAAAGTGAATGAAATCCGAGTAGTTGATCTATGGCGCCGCAGGTCAAGAAGTGTGCTCCCCGCGCATGCGGGGGTGATCCCTTCCAGGTCATACCCGCGGAGGTGACGCCCTTGTGCTCCCCGCGCATGCGGGGGTGATCCCTGCAACCTCGGTCACGTCAATCTCGGCGCCTTGTGCTCCCCGCGCATGCGGGGGTGATCCCTGTAGGAAACTGAAGGGCCGAAGTCAACAGGAGTGCTCCCCGCGCATGCGGGGGTGATCCCTGCCGGAGAAACATCTCCGGCCGCAACCGTAAGTGCTCCCCGCGCATGCGGGGGTGATCCCCCGGAGGCGACCCGCGCGGATATGTAACAGCCGTGCTCCCCGCGCATGCGGGGGTGATCCGTCCGGACATCCCGGCCTTCCAGCCCACTCTTGGTGCTCCCCGCGCATGCGGGGGTGATCCGTCGACCAAGACCGTCTTGCCATCCTTGGTCACGTGCTCCCCGCGCATGCGGGGGTGATCCTCAAACGACATCCGCGACTCCCTTCTCTTGGAGGTGCTCCCCGCGCATGCGGGGGTGATCCCTGGCGAAGGTCAGAAACATAACCGGAGAGCATGTGCTCCCCGCGCATGCGGGGGTGATCCCTCCTCCGCCCGGTAGGCGGCGGCCCGCCGGTCGTGCTCCCCGCGCATGCGG is a genomic window containing:
- a CDS encoding DUF397 domain-containing protein, coding for MCGTNQGNCVEVADNLPGRVLVRDSKDRSGPVLTFAPAVWSAFVAGTPRR
- the ccsB gene encoding c-type cytochrome biogenesis protein CcsB; protein product: MAELSDQLLVVAIFAYLIAMICHAAEYAFGNRAAVGRGSIRPARELVAAGAGGSVPAPEPDGMTTGPDGMTTGPDGMTTGPDGTATEPVVDRGPGRAALMGRLAVSATALAAVAHLATIVTRGIAADRLPWGNMYEYVLVATFVAVVGWFVVLRGAPGVRHLGLFVAVAEVLLLAMAGLVVYVPIGPLVPALNSYWFVIHITAVSLASGLFLLGAVPAVMFLIRDGYEQGKRRFPYSLGRRVPAAAPLERMTFRLHTFAFPIWTFGVMAGAVWAEAAWGRYWGWDPKETWAFISWVVYAGYLHARATPSVKRSLATWIAVLGFVTMLINLFGVNLFISGLHSYAGVK